Proteins co-encoded in one Conger conger chromosome 4, fConCon1.1, whole genome shotgun sequence genomic window:
- the map2k2a gene encoding dual specificity mitogen-activated protein kinase kinase 2a codes for MAPKRRPGPLTITPTGDGQPASTTIDAASEANLEALQKKLGELDLDEQQRKRLEAFLTQKAKVGELKDDDFHRICELGAGNGGVVNKVRHKPSSLVMARKLIHLEIKPAIRNQIIRELQVLHECNSPYIVGFYGAFYSDGEISICMEHMDGGSLDQVLKEARRIPEEILGKVSIAVLRGLAYLREKHQIMHRDVKPSNILVNSRGEIKLCDFGVSGQLIDSMANSFVGTRSYMSPERLQGTHYSVQSDVWSMGLSLVELGIGRYPIPPPDAKELEAIFGRPVLDGAEAEMHSTSPRPRVPGRPVSGHGMDSRPAMAIFELLDYIVNEPPPKLPHAVFTSDFQDFVTKCLIKNPADRADLKMLMNHTFIKRSEVEEVDFAGWLCKTMGLHQPSTPTRGAV; via the exons ATGGCCCCAAAAAGAAGACCGGGTCCCCTAACCATTACACCCACCGGAGACGGTCAGCCGGCGTCAACCACCATCGACGCCGCCTCAGA GGCCAACCTGGAGGCCCTGCAGAAGAAGCTGGGCGAGCTGGACCTGGACGAGCAGCAGAGGAAGCGCCTGGAGGCCTTCCTCACCCAGAAAGCCAAGGTGGGCGAACTGAAGGACGACGACTTCCACCGCATCTGCGAGCTCGGAGCCGGCAACGGCGGCGTGGTCAACAAGGTCCGCCACAAGCCCTCCAGCCTGGTCATGGCCAGGAAG CTGATCCATCTGGAGATCAAGCCGGCGATCAGGAACCAGATCATCCGCGAGCTGCAGGTTCTGCACGAGTGCAACTCGCCCTACATCGTGGGCTTCTACGGGGCCTTCTACAGCGACGGCGAGATCAGCATCTGCATGGAGCACATG GATGGGGGCTCGCTGGATCAGGTGCTCAAAGAAGCCAGAAGAATCCCAGAGGAAATTTTGGGCAAAGTCAGCATAGCT GTTCTCAGAGGCCTGGCCTACCTGCGGGAGAAGCACCAGATTATGCATAGAG ACGTCAAGCCCTCCAACATCCTGGTGAACTCCCGCGGAGAGATCAAGCTGTGTGACTTCGGCGTGAGTGGCCAGCTCATCGACTCCATGGCCAACTCCTTCGTGGGAACGCGCTCGTACATGTCG ccGGAGAGACTGCAGGGCACGCACTACTCCGTGCAGTCGGACGTGTGGAGCATGGGCCTGTCGCTGGTGGAGCTGGGCATCGGGCGCTACCCCATCCCCCCGCCCGACGCCAAGGAGCTGGAGGCTATTTTTGGCCGGCCCGTGCTGGACGGGGCGGAGGCTGAGATGCACAGCACCTCCCCGCGACCCAGGGTCCCGGGACGGCCCGTTAGCG GCCACGGGATGGACAGCCGCCCGGCCATGGCCATCTTCGAGCTTCTGGACTACATCGTCAATGAG CCGCCTCCCAAGCTCCCGCATGCCGTCTTCACCTCCGACTTCCAGGATTTTGTGACGAAATG CCTCATCAAAAACCCTGCGGATCGAGCTGACCTGAAGATGCTCATG